The Mustela erminea isolate mMusErm1 chromosome 6, mMusErm1.Pri, whole genome shotgun sequence genome includes a region encoding these proteins:
- the KRT71 gene encoding keratin, type II cytoskeletal 71 codes for MSRQFTCKSGAATKGGFSGCSAVLSGGSSSSYRAGGKGLSGGFGSRSLYSLGGIRNISFNMASGSGKSGGYGFGRGRASGFAGSMFGSVALGPVCPSVCPPGGIHQVTVNESLLAPLNVELDPEIQKVRAQEREQIKALNNKFASFIDKVRFLEQQNQVLETKWELLQQLDLNNCKNNLEPILEGYISNLRKQLETLSGDRVRLDSELRSVRDVVEDYKKRYEEEINRRTAAENEFVLLKKDVDAAYANKVELQAKVDSMDQEIKFFKCLYEAEIAQIQSHISDMSVILSMDNNRDLNLDSIIDEVRAQYEEIALKSKAEAEALYQTKFQELQLAAGRHGDDLKNTKNEISELTRLIQRIRSEIENVKKQASNLETAIADAEQRGDNALKDARAKLDELESALHQAKEELARMLREYQELMSLKLALDMEIATYRKLLESEECRMSGEFPSPVSISIISSTSGSGGYGFRPSSVSGGYVASSSSCISGVCSVRGGDVRGRGSSSDYKDTLGKGSSQSTSSKKASR; via the exons ATGAGCCGCCAATTCACCTGCAAGTCAGGAGCTGCCACCAAGGGGGGCTTCAGTGGCTGCTCAGCAGTGCTCTCAGGGGGCAGCTCATCCTCCTACCGGGCAGGGGGCAAAGGGCTCAGCGGGGGCTTTGGAAGCCGGAGCCTCTACAGCCTGGGGGGCATCCGGAATATCTCCTTCAACATGGCCAGTGGCAGCGGGAAGAGCGGAGGCTATGGGTTTGGTCGAGGCCGGGCCAGTGGCTTTGCTGGCAGCATGTTTGGCAGTGTGGCCCTGGGGCCCGTGTGTCCATCTGTGTGTCCTCCAGGGGGCATCCATCAGGTCACTGTCAACGAAAGCCTCCTGGCCCCCCTCAACGTGGAGCTGGACCCGGAGATCCAGAAAGTGCGAGCCCAGGAGCGGGAGCAGATCAAGGCTCTGAACAACAAGTTCGCCTCTTTCATTGACAAG GTACGGTTCCTAGAGCAGCAGAACCAGGTGCTGGAGACCAAGTGGGAGCTGCTGCAGCAGCTGGACCTGAACAACTGCAAGAACAACCTGGAGCCCATCCTCGAGGGCTACATCAGCAACCTGCGGAAGCAGCTGGAGACGCTGTCCGGGGACAGGGTGCGTCTGGACTCAGAGCTGAGGAGTGTGCGGGACGTGGTGGAGGACTACAAGAAGAG GTATGAGGAAGAAATCAACAGGCGAACAGCTGCAGAGAATGAGTTTGTGTTGCTCAAGAAG GATGTGGATGCTGCTTATGCCAATAAGGTTGAGCTTCAGGCCAAAGTGGACTCCATGGACCAGGAGATCAAGTTCTTCAAGTGTCTCTATGAAGCC GAGATCGCTcagatccagtcccacattagCGATATGTCCGTCATCCTGTCCATGGACAACAACCGGGACCTGAACTTGGACAGCATCATTGATGAGGTCCGTGCCCAGTATGAGGAGATCGCCCTGAAAAGCAAGGCCGAGGCCGAGGCGCTGTACCAGACCAAG TTCCAGGAGCTGCAGCTGGCAGCTGGCCGGCATGGGGATGACCTCAAGAACACCAAGAATGAGATCTCAGAGCTCACCCGGCTCATCCAGAGAATCCGCTCAGAGATTGAGAATGTGAAGAAGCAG GCTTCCAACCTGGAGACGGCCATTGCCGATGCCGAACAGAGGGGTGACAATGCCCTGAAGGACGCCCGGGCCAAGTTGGACGAGCTGGAGTCCGCCCTGCACCAGGCCAAGGAGGAGCTGGCCCGGATGCTGCGCGAGTACCAGGAGCTCATGAGCCTGAAGCTGGCCCTGGACATGGAGATCGCCACCTACCGCAAGCTGCTGGAGAGCGAGGAGTGCAG GATGTCAGGAGAATTTCCCTCCCCAGTCAGCATCT CTATCATCAGCAGCACCAGCGGCAGCGGCGGCTATGGCTTCCGGCCCAGCTCCGTGAGCGGCGGCTACGTGGCCAGTAGCAGCAGCTGCATCTCTGGCGTGTGCAGCGTCCGCGGCGGGGACGTccggggcaggggcagcagcagtgaCTACAAAGATACCCTGGGGAAGGGCTCCAGCCAGAGCACCTCCTCCAAGAAAGCCAGCAGGTAG
- the KRT74 gene encoding keratin, type II cytoskeletal 74 produces the protein MSRQLNIKSGGDKGGFSGRSAVVLRKAVGSAASYRAAGKGPGAGFGSRSLYSLGGNRCISLNMAGGGVRIGGYSFGPGSGYGGGRATGFAGSMFGSVASGPVCPSVCPPGGIYRVTVNKSLLAPLNVELDPEIQRVRTQEREQIKALNDKFASFIDKVRFLEQQNQVLETKWELLQQLDLSNCRKNLEPILEGYISNLRKQLETLSGDRVRLDSELRSVRDVVEDYKKRYEVEINRRTAAENDFVVLKKDADAAYTVKVELQAKVDSLDKDIKFLKCLYDAEMAQIQTHASETSVILSMDNNRDLDLDSIIAKVRAQYEEIALKSKAEAEALYQSKIQELQLAVGRHGDDLKHTKNEMSELNRLIQRIRCEIASVKKQCANLETAIADAEQRGDCALKDARAKLDELEAALHQAKEELARMLREYQELMSLKLALDMEIATYRKLLEGEECRMSGENPSSVSISVISSGGSGYYHPSSSSSADAGASSMVGSYSSSQAGQSRAKGARGGDLKDSQDLKGKSTSASTPARKAAR, from the exons ATGAGTCGGCAACTGAACATCAAGTCTGGTGGTGACAAGGGTGGCTTCAGTGGGCGCTCAGCAGTGGTGTTGAGGAAGGCTGTGGGCAGTGCGGCTTCTTACCGCGCAGCTGGCAAAGGACCTGGGGCTGGCTTTGGCAGTCGGAGCCTCTACAGCCTTGGAGGGAATCGGTGTATTTCCCTCAACATGGCAGGTGGTGGTGTTCGCATTGGAGGTTATAGCTTTGGGCCTGGCTCTGGGTATGGAGGAGGCCGGGCCACTGGCTTTGCTGGAAGCATGTTTGGCAGTGTGGCCTCAGGGCCTGTGTGCCCATCCGTGTGCCCACCTGGGGGTATCTACCGGGTCACTGTCAACAAGAGCCTCCTGGCTCCCCTCAACGTGGagctggaccctgagatccagagagtGCGCACCCAGGAGCGGGAGCAGATCAAGGCTCTGAATGACAAGTTTGCCTCCTTCATCGATAAG GTGCGGTTCCTAGAGCAGCAGAACCAGGTGCTGGAGACCAAGTGGGAGCTGCTGCAGCAGCTGGACCTGAGCAACTGCAGAAAGAACCTGGAGCCCATCCTTGAGGGCTATATCAGCAACCTGAGGAAGCAGCTGGAGACTCTGTCTGGGGACAGGGTACGGCTGGACTCGGAGCTGAGGAGTGTGCGAGACGTGGTGGAGGACTACAAGAAGAG GTATGAGGTGGAGATTAATCGGCGCACAGCAGCTGAGAACGATTTTGTGGTGCTCAAGAAG GATGCCGATGCAGCCTACACAGTGAAGGTGGAGCTCCAGGCCAAAGTAGATTCTCTGGACAAAGACATCAAGTTCCTCAAGTGTTTGTATGACGCG GAGATGGCCCAGATTCAGACTCATGCCAGTGAAACCTCAGTCATCCTGTCCATGGACAACAACCGGGACCTGGACCTGGATAGCATCATTGCCAAGGTCCGAGCTCAGTATGAGGAGATCGCCCTGAAGAGCAAGGCTGAGGCCGAGGCACTGTACCAGAGCAAG ATCCAAGAGCTGCAGCTGGCAGTAGGCCGGCATGGTGATGACCTCAAACACACCAAGAACGAGATGTCAGAGCTGAACCGGCTCATCCAGAGGATCCGGTGTGAGATTGCGAGTGTAAAGAAGCAG TGTGCCAACCTGGAGACGGCCATCGCCGATGCTGAGCAGCGGGGCGACTGTGCCCTGAAGGACGCCCGGGCCAAGCTGGACGAGCTGGAGGCCGCCCTGCACCAGGCCAAGGAGGAGCTGGCCCGGATGCTGCGCGAGTACCAGGAGCTCATGAGCCTGAAGCTGGCCCTGGACATGGAGATCGCCACCTACCGCAAGCTGCTGGAGGGCGAGGAGTGCAG GATGTCTGGCGAGAATCCATCCTCTGTGAGCATCT CCGTCATCAGCAGCGGTGGGAGCGGCTACTACCATCCCAGCTCTTCCTCTAGTGCCGACGCCGGGGCCAGCAGCATGGTGGGCAGCTACAGCAGCTCTCAGGCTGGGCAGTCCAGGGCCAAAGGGGCCCGTGGAGGAGACCTCAAGGACTCCCAAGACCTCAAGGGCAAGAGCACCTCTGCCAGCACCCCAGCCAGGAAAGCCGCCCGATAA